The Pseudomonas benzenivorans region TGATGGGGGCGGCGGGTCTGACGGTGGGAGGGTTCTACGCCCACTTCGAGAGCAAGGATGCGCTGATGCTGGAGGCGTTCAAGCAGTTGCTCTGTCAGCGCCAGGACCTGATCGGCCAGATGGACGAGCGCTTGCCCGCGGCCGAGCGGCGGGCGCTGGTGGCGGCGTTCTACCTCTCGCGCAAGCATCGCGATGCCACCGAGCTGGGTTGTCCGCTGCCGAGTTCGCTGAGCGAGCTGGCGCGTTTGCCGGACGCCTTTCGCGAGGCGCTGGCCGAACACCTGGAACTGCTGATGGCGAAGCTGGCGGGTGGCCCGGAAGAGGCCAACAGCGTGCTCGCCGATATCGCATTGATGGTCGGGGGGCTGGCGCTGGCGCGGGCGCTGGGCCCCGGTGAGATGTCCGACCGCGTCCTGCGTGCCGCCAAGGCGGCGATCATTTGAGGAGAAAGGCTATGAGCAGCTTGAACTGGGTACGTGGACTCAACGCCACCGTTGGCAGGCTGGCCCCTCGTGCGGTGGCGGGGCGGATGCGTCGGGCCTTCATGACGCCGCGCGACCTGCCGCTACGGGACTGGGAGCTGCCGCTGCTGGCCCAGGCCGAGCGGGTGACCTTGCGCTTCGGCCTGTCGGTGCTGCGTTGGGGCAGTGGCCCGGTGGTGTTGCTGATGCATGGCTGGGAAGGGCGGCCGACCCAGTTCGCCGAGCTGATCAAGGCGCTG contains the following coding sequences:
- a CDS encoding TetR/AcrR family transcriptional regulator, which produces MSDKKAQTRERILSAAGAALLQRGPAEPSVGEVMGAAGLTVGGFYAHFESKDALMLEAFKQLLCQRQDLIGQMDERLPAAERRALVAAFYLSRKHRDATELGCPLPSSLSELARLPDAFREALAEHLELLMAKLAGGPEEANSVLADIALMVGGLALARALGPGEMSDRVLRAAKAAII